GTTTGCATACTTGAGAAAGAAGAAGATATTTCTCATGCGCTTAAAGCATTACCAGTTGAAGAAATATGGGGTGTGGGAAGAAAATTATCCCTAAAACTTCGTGCGCTTGGGATAAATTCTGCAAAAGATCTTTCTGAAACTGATCCCAAATGGATTCGAAAAATCCATTCTGTTGTCCTTGAACAAACTGTGCGTGAACTTCAAGGAATTCCTTGTTTCTCTCTCGAGACAGCGCCATCATCTCCTAAAAGTATACAAGTATCACGCTCTTTTGGTGATTCGCTTTCTAAAATAGATGACATTCAAGCTCCCCTTTCTTCTTTTTTAGAAGAAGGCGCTTTAAAGCTTCGAAAAAGAGGGCTTTTTGCCTTTGGTCTTTATTTTTACTTAGGGTTAAAAACAACAAAAGCTGGAAGACTTTTTTTCCTCTCTAAGTTTCTTATGTTTCCCGAAGGCGTACAAGACCCGCGGCTTATGGTGGAGAGCGTTTTAAAAGCGCTTCCTTCGATTTTTAAAGAAGGCGCTTTTTATAAAAAAGCTGGAATTTTACTGATTAATTTAAAACCCCAAGAGACTCAATTAACCCTTTTTCCGAGTCAAAAAACTTTTAAAGGAGGATCTGATGAAAAATACAGGTCCTTATTTAAGGCCGTCGATAGGCTTTCTAGAAAGCATGGGAAAAGGTCTTTATGTTTAGCGTCTTCTTTGTCTTCACGTTGGGCGCCTAAAAGAAAGAATATGTCTCCTTCTTACACGACAAAATGGACAGATCTTCCCGTTGTTTTAATACGGTGATTTTTAGAGGTTATGAAATTGATAGCAAGAAAAGAAAAAACGACGTAAGCTAAAGGAAGGAGTGAAAGAGAGGTAAAGAAGAAAGTTAGTTTTTTGTGATAAGAAACATAAGCTATCAATGAAAGAAATTTTTTATGAAGGAAGCACATATTGGTTGTTCTGGGTGGTATTATGGAGAGTGGAGGGGACATTTTTACCCTGAAAATCTTTCGTCAAAAGATTTTTTTGATTATTATAAACAATATTTTTCAACAGTAGAGCTGAACAGCACTTTTTATCGAATCCCCTCGGAAAAAACCCTTCAAACATGGTATAAGAGGGCTCCAGAAAATTTTAAATATTCTTTAAAAGTGAATAAATACATCACACATTATGATTTTTTTGAAAATCCTAGGGAGAAATTAAAAGGATTTTACGGATTGAGTGACATCTTAAGAGAAAAAACAGGTCCCTTTTTATTTCAATTTCCAAA
Above is a window of Pseudomonadota bacterium DNA encoding:
- a CDS encoding Y-family DNA polymerase; amino-acid sequence: MFSLIDINNFYASCERVFRPDLVGKALVVLSSNDGCVIARSQEAKELGISMGVPFFKIEHLIKRYKVTVFSSNFTLYGDMSRRFSEVVASFSEDAELYSIDEIFLKVPSYEENLNVFGNRIKKTVFQYLGLPISLGFAHTKTLTKIANFYAKKDPVYRGVCILEKEEDISHALKALPVEEIWGVGRKLSLKLRALGINSAKDLSETDPKWIRKIHSVVLEQTVRELQGIPCFSLETAPSSPKSIQVSRSFGDSLSKIDDIQAPLSSFLEEGALKLRKRGLFAFGLYFYLGLKTTKAGRLFFLSKFLMFPEGVQDPRLMVESVLKALPSIFKEGAFYKKAGILLINLKPQETQLTLFPSQKTFKGGSDEKYRSLFKAVDRLSRKHGKRSLCLASSLSSRWAPKRKNMSPSYTTKWTDLPVVLIR